In a single window of the Bacillus rossius redtenbacheri isolate Brsri chromosome 8, Brsri_v3, whole genome shotgun sequence genome:
- the LOC134534674 gene encoding uncharacterized protein LOC134534674: MRFILVSTLFLAAVVAVRSEATQEKKQEKRGILSGIGGGYGGGYGGSYGGGYGGYGLSSGLGYGYGSGGYAIGSGIGLGSGLGSGIALSSGYGLGSGYGLGSGYGLGSGIGLGSGIGLGFGIGLGSGIALAASAPSVQTVTQTVAVPVPQPVPVTINRPVPVPVAQPVPVSVPRPYPVSVPHPVPVSVPRPYPVSVPRPVAVPVPQAVPVPVPQPYPVSVPHPVPVQVPQPVAVPVPQPVTVTRPVIVASSGLGAGLGGGISSIGLSGGSLGGIGYGSGLGGGLGYGYGLGGGISSIGLKGSSLGGIGYGSSLGGGLGYGYGLGGGISSISLGGSSLGGIGIGSKYGYGSSYGYGSGYSLGSSKVW, translated from the exons ATGAGGTTCATTCTG GTTTCCACCTTGTTTCTGGCTGCCGTAGTCGCAGTCCGAAGTGAAGCCACTCAGGAAAAGAAACAGGAGAAGAGAGGCATCTTGAGTGGCATCGGAGGCGGCTACGGAGGCGGCTACGGAGGCAGCTACGGAGGCGGCTATGGAGGATACGGACTAAGCAGTGGTCTGGGATATGGCTACGGTTCCGGTGGCTACGCTATCGGATCTGGTATTGGCCTTGGGTCTGGTCTCGGGTCTGGAATCGCGCTTAGCTCCGGCTATGGACTTGGCTCCGGCTATGGACTTGGCTCGGGCTATGGACTTGGCTCTGGCATTGGATTGGGCTCTGGCATTGGACTAGGCTTTGGTATTGGACTGGGCTCTGGTATTGCTCTCGCCGCTTCGGCTCCGTCAGTCCAAACCGTGACGCAGACCGTAGCTGTTCCAGTGCCCCAGCCCGTACCTGTGACCATCAACAGGCCCGTGCCCGTACCTGTAGCACAGCCCGTCCCAGTGTCGGTACCCAGGCCCTACCCCGTCAGTGTCCCTCATCCCGTACCTGTCTCTGTGCCCAGGCCGTACCCTGTGAGTGTGCCCAGGCCAGTAGCTGTGCCTGTGCCTCAGGCCGTGCCTGTGCCAGTCCCTCAGCCCTACCCCGTCAGCGTGCCTCATCCGGTCCCTGTGCAAGTGCCTCAGCCCGTGGCTGTGCCAGTGCCTCAGCCCGTCACCGTCACTAGGCCTGTGATAGTCGCTTCCTCTGGCTTGGGAGCCGGTCTTGGAGGAGGCATCAGCAGCATTGGTCTCTCCGGAGGCAGTCTGGGAGGCATCGGCTATGGAAGTGGCCTTGGAGGCGGTCTGGGCTATGGCTATGGACTTGGAGGAGGCATCAGCAGCATCGGTCTTAAAGGAAGCAGTCTGGGAGGCATTGGCTACGGCAGTAGCCTTGGAGGAGGTCTGGGCTACGGCTATGGACTTGGAGGAGGAATCAGTAGCATCAGTCTTGGAGGAAGCAGTCTGGGAGGCATCGGGATTGGTTCTAAATATGGTTATGGATCCAGCTACGGGTATGGCTCTGGCTACAGTCTTGGGTCGAGCAAGGTGTGGTGA